Proteins found in one Magnolia sinica isolate HGM2019 chromosome 5, MsV1, whole genome shotgun sequence genomic segment:
- the LOC131245577 gene encoding cytochrome b561 domain-containing protein At4g18260-like — protein MPSSQGLVFLMIPASFAVLVLLPFVGSSHEPAKLVNSHRNHHQNNHKLSPQLSFQVTLHGFLLWASMGFLMPVGILIIRMSNREECGKRVKVLFYLHVILQIASVLLTTAGAVMSIKNFENSFSNTHQRIGLALYALMWLQPLIGFCRPQRGVRGRSIWYFVHWILGTGVCLLGIINIYTGLQAYRTKTSRSTKLWSCLFSAEVSLIAFLYLFQDRWEYMQKQGVILGGEPITPTDQITSPKHTQKQLAITC, from the exons ATGCCATCATCCCAGGGTCTTGTATTTCTCATGATTCCAGCAAGTTTTGctgttcttgttcttcttccaTTTGTGGGCTCATCTCATGAACCAGCAAAACTAGTCAACAGTCACAGGAACCACCATCAAAACAATCACAAG CTGAGCCCTCAACTCTCATTCCAAGTTACACTCCATGGCTTTCTCCTTTGGGCTTCAATGGGATTTCTAATGCCTGTTGGTATACTTATCATTAGGATGTCCAATAGAGAGGAATGTGGGAAAAGAGTCAAGGTTCTCTTCTACCTCCATGTTATTTTACAG ATTGCTTCAGTTCTTCTTACCACTGCTGGGGCAGTTATGTCAATCAAGAACTTCGAGAATTCCTTCAGCAATACTCATCAAAGGATAGGATTGGCCCTCTATGCTCTGATGTGGTTGCAACCCTTGATTGGGTTTTGCAGACCCCAAAG AGGGGTCAGAGGAAGGAGCATATGGTACTTTGTGCATTGGATACTTGGAACTGGAGTTTGTTTACTGGGAATCATCAATATATACACTGGCTTACAAGCCTATCGCACAAAGACCTCAAGAAGTACAAAGCTGTGGAGTTGTCTTTTCTCAGCTGAGGTCTCTCTCATTGCATTCCTCTACTTGTTCCAAGACAGATGGGAGTATATGCAAAAGCAAGGAGTGATTTTGGGTGGAGAACCAATCACGCCAACTGATCAGATTACTTCGCCAAAACACACCCAAAAGCAGTTGGCAATAACTTGTTGA
- the LOC131246960 gene encoding pentatricopeptide repeat-containing protein At2g13600-like — MLTVERSMLKSFGSSSLKNFKVHTKGIMSVHANFIKTSLILDPSIQTDLLLFYLKSDFLVHARIMFDEMHHRNPIVESAMISALSKVGRTSDARRLFESIKDPDVACWNAMISGYARNSYDPEGLKLFAEFQISATDPNEFTLSNIFSFCRNVNALEEGKQIHAFVIKKRLATDVAASNSLINLYFKCGCVDDAEQVLARMPEKDVYTWTAMVSGYAQNGRIEEATAFFEAMPWRNTVSWNSIINAHQQEGNDIKALELFGKMVREGELPNKSTFATVLKGCATLQDLDMGKGVHCRAMKSAKESDVFVGSTLVDMYAKCGDLADAQLAFDEITGHSVVSWSVLLAGYLQNGELARAVGIFIQMPEKNVVSWNVMIAGHVQNGLPDNAFVLFIDMIKAGEKPNHFTLSSLLSGCSSPQYTKKGKKLHGYTVKTGFESDTSIGNSLITMYGEQRKIKDALLVFQFMPQHDVVSWTAAVAAHITNQETDGARRIFDRMPWKNLITWNTMIFGYLQNGKTTTLNPQNRMEKLSHSVEDALVLFYDMERSEIKPDHFTYNCALSACASIGALQRARSIHAKTINRGFEVDVGVANALITIYGKCGNLSDAEKIFNGMTKPDTISWNALITGYAQNGLGEEVLELYDRMQKSGIDPNHVTYISILSACSYMGLVEKGKEYFYGMSRDHGITPTKDHYACMVDLLGRAGCLHEAEDFIINMPIKPDSVVWGALLGACKIHGDPVVGRRAAEEIFCVEPENSAAYIMLSNIFAAVGMWEDVAKVRTAMKEKRLVKEPGCSWIEILGCKHSFLARDRCQSQTDSVYAALWSLYSNMTEEGYVHDSGIIALDLDD; from the coding sequence ATGCTTACGGTAGAGAGATCCATGTTGAAATCCTTTGGTAGTAGTAGTCTCAAGAACTTCAAGGTGCATACCAAAGGTATTATGTCCGTTCATGCCAATTTCATCAAAACCTCTCTCATTCTCGATCCCTCCATCCAAACCGACCTCCTCCTGTTTTACTTAAAGTCTGACTTTCTTGTCCATGCCCGTATCATGTTCGACGAAATGCACCATAGAAATCCAATCGTCGAATCGGCTATGATCAGCGCACTTTCTAAAGTGGGTCGCACCTCAGATGCTCGCCGGCTCTTCGAAAGCATCAAAGACCCCGATGTAGCTTGCTGGAATGCCATGATTTCCGGGTACGCCCGTAACAGTTATGACCCGGAAGGACTAAAACTTTTTGCGGAATTTCAAATTTCTGCCACCGACCCAAATGAGTTTACGTTGTCGAACATATTTTCGTTCTGTAGAAATGTCAATGCGTTGGAAGAAGGCAAGCAAATTCATGCTTTTGTAATTAAAAAGAGGTTAGCTACTGATGTTGCAGCCAGCAATTCTCTGATAAATTTGTATTTCAAATGCGGGTGTGTCGATGATGCGGAACAAGTTCTTGCTCGTATGCCAGAGAAAGATGTGTACACATGGACAGCCATGGTTTCTGGTTACGCTCAGAATGGTAGAATTGAAGAAGCCACTGCATTTTTTGAAGCAATGCCTTGGAGAAACACAGTGTCTTGGAATTCGATTATCAACGCTCATCAACAGGAAGGAAATGACATTAAGGCACTGGAATTGTTTGGTAAGATGGTAAGAGAAGGAGAACTTCCCAACAAATCGACATTTGCCACGGTTCTCAAAGGCTGTGCAACCTTGCAAGATTTGGATATGGGTAAGGGAGTTCATTGTCGAGCGATGAAATCAGCAAAGGAATCTGATGTTTTCGTGGGAAGCACATTGGTTGACATGTATGCAAAATGTGGCGACTTAGCAGACGCCCAATTGGCTTTTGATGAGATAACGGGCCATAGCGTCGTTTCATGGTCTGTCCTATTGGCTGGTTATTTACAAAATGGAGAACTCGCTAGAGCAGTGGGTATTTTCATTCAAATGCCTGAGAAAAATGTGGTTTCATGGAATGTTATGATCGCGGGTCATGTGCAGAATGGGCTGCCAGACAACGCATTTGTTCTTTTCATTGACATGATCAAGGCTGGCGAGAAACCAAACCATTTCACGCTGTCAAGCCTCCTGAGTGGATGTTCATCTCCTCAATATACGAAAAAGGGAAAGAAACTTCATGGGTACACAGTGAAAACAGGTTTTGAGTCAGATACTTCAATAGGGAATTCTTTGATAACCATGTATGGAGAACAGAGAAAAATCAAAGATGCTCTTTTGGTCTTCCAGTTCATGCCTCAGCATGATGTTGTCTCATGGACAGCTGCGGTTGCTGCTCACATAACAAATCAGGAAACAGATGGAGCTCGTCGAATCTTTGATAGAATGCCTTGGAAGAATCTTATTACTTGGAATACAATGATCTTTGGATACCTACAAAATGGGAAAACCACCACTTTGAATCCTCAAAATAGGATGGAAAAGCTATCACATTCTGTCGAGGATGCATTAGTGCTCTTCTATGATATGGAGCGTTCTGAGATAAAACCAGATCATTTCACCTACAACTGCGCTCTGAGTGCCTGTGCTAGTATCGGAGCTCTTCAGCGAGCAAGATCAATACATGCCAAAACCATAAATAGAGGTTTTGAAGTGGATGTAGGAGTGGCGAATGCACTTATCACTATCTATGGTAAGTGCGGAAATTTAAGTGATGCAGAAAAGATATTTAATGGTATGACCAAACCAGACACGATATCATGGAATGCCCTTATAACAGGATATGCACAGAACGGGCTAGGAGAAGAGGTTTTGGAACTCTATGACAGAATGCAGAAATCGGGAATCGACCCCAATCATGTAACATACATCAGTATACTTTCAGCTTGTAGTTACATGGGATTGGTTGAAAAGGGAAAGGAATACTTCTATGGGATGAGTAGAGACCATGGCATTACTCCCACTAAAGACCACTATGCTTGTATGGTGGATCTTCTTGGACGTGCAGGCTGTCTTCATGAAGCTGAAGATTTCATCATAAACATGCCTATCAAACCAGATTCTGTTGTGTGGGGCGCGTTGCTTGGAGCCTGCAAAATCCATGGTGATCCTGTTGTTGGTAGAAGAGCAGCGGAGGAGATCTTTTGTGTGGAGCCGGAGAATTCTGCTGCTTATATAATGCTATCTAATATTTTTGCAGCTGTGGGGATGTGGGAAGATGTAGCGAAAGTAAGAACAGCGATGAAAGAGAAGCGGCTTGTAAAGGAACCCGGGTGCAGCTGGATTGAGATCCTAGGCTGCAAGCATTCGTTCCTGGCCAGAGACAGATGCCAATCACAAACGGATTCTGTTTATGCTGCACTCTGGAGCCTCTACAGTAACATGACAGAAGAAGGATATGTACATGATTCAGGAATTATTGCACTCGACTTAGATGACTAA
- the LOC131245578 gene encoding uncharacterized protein LOC131245578, producing MNICGGTPQPEWKFSKKVLNKKKRKFMALNFAAASTSLPTPSQGTRPFGIPKRKAFPNKPICGGVIEKQISPCRAAQSEGVTEDPGVTGSSVRAQLDLLEQLTSTSSAGGGYESDGSSSRPTIRDQISQLVGDRDGDFSLPLGKKLKESVNSLTISQKRNIKRQAYLDVVSQRNDSLFFITIGAFVILPPLLILIVAVLTGYVELRP from the exons ATGAATATATGTGGTGGAACTCCACAACCCGaatggaaattttcaaaaaaagtcctaaacaagaaaaaaagaaaattcatgGCCTTGAATTTTGCAGCTGCTTCCACTTCTCTCCCAACGCCATCTCAAGGAACTCGGCCTTTCGGGATTCCAAAACGCAAAGCTTTTCCAAACAAGCCCATCTGCGGTGGCGTAATAGAGAAGCAGATTTCTCCTTGCCGGGCTGCTCAATCAGAAGGTGTTACTGAGGACCCTGGTGTAACAG GGTCTTCCGTGCGTGCCCAGTTAGATCTCTTGGAACAACTGACATCCACCAGCTCTGCCGGCGGAG GTTACGAGAGTGATGGGAGCTCCAGTCGGCCTACGATACGTGATCAGATTTCTCAGTTGGTCGGAGACAGAGATGGTGATTTTAGCCTTCCATTAGGTAAAAAGCTGAAAGAGAGCGTGAATTCCTTGACCATTTCACAAAAGAGAAACATCAAACGGCAAGCGTACTTGGATGTTGTGTCTCAGAGGAATGACAGCCTTTTCTTCATCACAATAGGAGCATTTGTAATCCTCCCGCCACTTCTCATATTAATCGTGGCTGTATTGACTGGTTATGTGGAGCTTCGTCCATGA
- the LOC131245579 gene encoding uncharacterized protein At4g18257-like — protein MMEEEMKKKRVESLGWLTESTIMPKKHKAIEGVGASSILELKAQLYKTQEEAKKTKDLPPDVEFHRAKKKIVPHDVFAQKNSGVENRAHRDKMELKAVNDGSASYAALEKKAELYDKLVRGELPDEEEKEKYCVDFLQKSLVQDESEQPEGNNGPPETSAENEDGDTDAMLLNAKPVGPGRTGISINNDEHKRFIREVHEEANQAREKVSELKLRRQAQATTHREKLRQAYLRKQLEKLKAAKTQESGENKN, from the exons ATGATGGAagaggagatgaagaagaagagggttgAATCTTTGGGATGGCTGACAGAGTCTACGATAATGCCGAAGAAGCACAAGGCGATTGAAGGCGTCGGCGCTTCGTCCATCTTGGAGCTCAAGGCACAGCTCTACAAGACCCAAGAAGAGGCTAAGAAGACCAAGGACTTGCCTCCTGATGTCGAATTCCATCGCGCCAAGAAGAAGATTGTCCCTCACGATGTCTTCGCCCAGAAGAATTCCGGTGTAGAGAACCGCGCTCACCG GGACAAAATGGAGCTAAAAGCAGTAAATGATGGTTCAGCTAGCTATGCAGCTTTAGAGAAGAAGGCTGAGTTATATGATAAACTAGTGAGAGGGGAGCTTCCTGATGAGGAAGAGAAGGAGAAGTACTGCGTAGATTTTCTCCAGAAGAGCCTCGTACAGGATGAGTCTGAGCAGCCAGAAGGAAACAATGGCCCTCCCGAAACATCAGCCGAGAACGAAGATGGTGACACCGATGCTATGCTGCTAAATGCAAAACCTGTTGGACCTGGCCGGACAGGAATTTCAATAAACAATGATGAACACAAGCGCTTCATAAG GGAGGTTCATGAAGAGGCAAACCAAGCCAGAGAAAAGGTGTCTGAGCTCAAACTACGTAGGCAAGCACAGGCAACCACCCACAGGGAGAAATTAAGGCAGGCGTATCTCAGAAAGCAGCTGGAGAAACTGAAAGCTGCAAAAACACAAGAATCAGGTGAAAACAAGAACTGA
- the LOC131247238 gene encoding BON1-associated protein 2-like: MVICELTSYKKPYSYLNCRSSPGFPVFVCIYFPVEMSPIKKGKENRLREIEVLIISAQDLKNVKHVTKMRAYAVVYVEHEHVAKTHVDEDGGVNPTWNEKLTVKFREGLPETDVMAALNVDIYAHGHVREKPVGSARVLLCDVLKEGDASEPVDNPIQCLTLQVRRASGRPQGLLNLWVPPTGRFMQRRESLSFNVKDEVEVEVGDDVAVDEKVA; this comes from the coding sequence ATGGTCATTTGCGAGCTTACCTCATATAAAAAACCCTACTCTTACTTAAACTGCCGCTCTTCACCTGGTTTTCCAGTTTTCGTCTGCATCTATTTTCCAGTTGAGATGAGCCCGATAAAGAAGGGGAAGGAAAACCGCCTGCGAGAGATAGAGGTGCTCATCATCTCCGCCCAGGATCTGAAGAACGTGAAGCACGTGACGAAGATGCGGGCGTACGCCGTGGTGTACGTGGAGCACGAGCACGTGGCGAAGACCCACGTGGACGAGGACGGGGGCGTGAATCCGACGTGGAACGAGAAGCTGACAGTGAAGTTCCGAGAAGGGCTGCCGGAGACGGACGTGATGGCGGCACTGAACGTGGACATATACGCGCACGGTCACGTGAGGGAGAAGCCGGTGGGGAGCGCGCGCGTGCTGCTGTGCGACGTACTGAAGGAGGGAGACGCGTCAGAGCCGGTCGATAACCCGATACAGTGCCTGACGTTACAGGTGAGGAGGGCGTCTGGTAGGCCCCAGGGGCTGCTGaacctgtgggtcccacctacaggGAGGTTTATGCAGAGGAGGGAGTCTTTGTCGTTTAATGTGAAGGATGAGGTGGAGGTGGAAGTGGGAGATGACGTGGCGGTGGATGAGAAGGTTGCATGA